The Ooceraea biroi isolate clonal line C1 chromosome 11, Obir_v5.4, whole genome shotgun sequence genome includes a region encoding these proteins:
- the LOC105275876 gene encoding diuretic hormone class 2: MQPKMTVLCTLLAFIVVVAVSSLTADAMPHSHESYWDQQDDIDRDEFLEILSRLSRTVMNRPEMENSKRGLDLGLSRGFSGSQAAKHLMGLAAANYAGGPGRRRRSEQA, encoded by the exons ATGCAGCCCAAGATGACTGTCTTGTGCACACTGCTGGCTTTCATAGTAGTCGTCGCGGTCTCGAGCCTCACAGCCGATGCAATGCCGCACAG CCATGAAAGTTATTGGGATCAGCAGGATGATATAGATCGAGATGAGTTCCTAGAGATACTCTCTCGTCTTAGTCGCACCGTCATGAACCGCCCCGAGATGGAAAA CAGCAAACGAGGATTGGATCTGGGTCTCAGTCGTGGCTTCAGCGGATCTCAGGCGGCGAAACACTTGATGGGACTCGCGGCAGCGAACTACGCCGGTGGTCCCGGACGGAGGCGTCGCTCGGAACAGGCGTAG